The following proteins are co-located in the Equus caballus isolate H_3958 breed thoroughbred chromosome 15, TB-T2T, whole genome shotgun sequence genome:
- the MAPRE3 gene encoding microtubule-associated protein RP/EB family member 3 isoform X1, protein MAVNVYSTSVTSENLSRHDMLAWVNDSLHLNYTKIEQLCSGAAYCQFMDMLFPGCVHLRKVKFQAKLEHEYIHNFKVLQAAFKKMGVDKIIPVEKLVKGKFQDNFEFIQWFKKFFDANYDGKDYNPLLARQGQDVAPPPNPGDQIFNKSKKLIGTAVPQRTSPTGPKNMQTSGRLSNVAPPCILRKNPPSARNGGHETDAQILELNQQLLDLKLTVDGLEKERDFYFSKLRDIELICQEHESENSPVISGIIGILYATEEGFAPPEDDEIEEHQQEDQDEY, encoded by the exons ATGGCCGTCAATGTGTACTCCACATCTGTGACCAGTGAGAATCTGAGTCGCCATGATATGCTTGCTTGGGTCAATGACTCCCTGCACCTCAACTATACCAAGATAGAACAGCTCTGTTCAG GGGCAGCCTACTGCCAGTTCATGGACATGCTCTTCCCTGGCTGTGTGCACTTGAGGAAGGTAAAGTTCCAGGCCAAGCTAGAGCACGAATATATCCACAACTTCAAGGTGCTGCAAGCAGCTTTCAAGAAGATGGGTGTTGACAAA ATAATTCCTGTAGAGAAATTAGTGAAAGGAAAATTCCAAGATAATTTTGAGTTTATTCAGTGGTTTAAGAAATTCTTTGACGCAAACTATGATGGAAAGGATTACAACCCTCTGCTGGCGCGGCAGGGCCAGGACGTAGCGCCACCTCCTAACCCAGGTGATCAGATCTTCAACAAATCCAAGAAACTCATTGGCACAGCAG TTCCACAGAGGACGTCCCCCACAGGCCCCAAAAATATGCAGACCTCTGGCCGACTGAGCAATGTGGCCCCACCCTGCATCCTCCGGAAGAATCCTCCATCAGCCCGAAATGGCGGCCATGAGACTGATGCCCAAATTCTTGAACTCAACCAGCAG CTATTGGATTTGAAGCTGACAGTGGATGGACTAGAGAAGGAACGTGACTTCTACTTCAGCAAACTTCGAGACATTGAGCTCATCTGCCAGGAACACGAAAGTGAGAACAGCCCTGTCATCTCGGGCATCATTGGCATTCTCTATGCCACTGAG GAAGGATTTGCACCCCCTGAGGACGATGAGATTGAGGAACACCAACAAGAAGACCAGGACGAGTACTGA
- the MAPRE3 gene encoding microtubule-associated protein RP/EB family member 3 isoform X2, whose protein sequence is MAVNVYSTSVTSENLSRHDMLAWVNDSLHLNYTKIEQLCSGAAYCQFMDMLFPGCVHLRKVKFQAKLEHEYIHNFKVLQAAFKKMGVDKIIPVEKLVKGKFQDNFEFIQWFKKFFDANYDGKDYNPLLARQGQDVAPPPNPVPQRTSPTGPKNMQTSGRLSNVAPPCILRKNPPSARNGGHETDAQILELNQQLLDLKLTVDGLEKERDFYFSKLRDIELICQEHESENSPVISGIIGILYATEEGFAPPEDDEIEEHQQEDQDEY, encoded by the exons ATGGCCGTCAATGTGTACTCCACATCTGTGACCAGTGAGAATCTGAGTCGCCATGATATGCTTGCTTGGGTCAATGACTCCCTGCACCTCAACTATACCAAGATAGAACAGCTCTGTTCAG GGGCAGCCTACTGCCAGTTCATGGACATGCTCTTCCCTGGCTGTGTGCACTTGAGGAAGGTAAAGTTCCAGGCCAAGCTAGAGCACGAATATATCCACAACTTCAAGGTGCTGCAAGCAGCTTTCAAGAAGATGGGTGTTGACAAA ATAATTCCTGTAGAGAAATTAGTGAAAGGAAAATTCCAAGATAATTTTGAGTTTATTCAGTGGTTTAAGAAATTCTTTGACGCAAACTATGATGGAAAGGATTACAACCCTCTGCTGGCGCGGCAGGGCCAGGACGTAGCGCCACCTCCTAACCCAG TTCCACAGAGGACGTCCCCCACAGGCCCCAAAAATATGCAGACCTCTGGCCGACTGAGCAATGTGGCCCCACCCTGCATCCTCCGGAAGAATCCTCCATCAGCCCGAAATGGCGGCCATGAGACTGATGCCCAAATTCTTGAACTCAACCAGCAG CTATTGGATTTGAAGCTGACAGTGGATGGACTAGAGAAGGAACGTGACTTCTACTTCAGCAAACTTCGAGACATTGAGCTCATCTGCCAGGAACACGAAAGTGAGAACAGCCCTGTCATCTCGGGCATCATTGGCATTCTCTATGCCACTGAG GAAGGATTTGCACCCCCTGAGGACGATGAGATTGAGGAACACCAACAAGAAGACCAGGACGAGTACTGA